The following coding sequences are from one Elusimicrobium minutum Pei191 window:
- a CDS encoding FAD-binding protein, with amino-acid sequence MKHFDIAIIGLGPAGATLARLLDGKFFRVAAIDKKGADSSFQKPCGGLLAPDAQKELAKFNLTLPKDILVDPQIFSVKTIDLKNRITKHYQRMYLNIDRSKFDSWLISLIPKNVKIFKNSICQYMLKTQRGFKIVFDENGHKQEITADYVVGADGADSFVRRMFFPKFNIRKYTAVQQWFKDEHQKPFYSCILDPENTDCYSWALSKDGHFIFGGAYPVSNSREKFERQKEKLSELGFKFPEPVKTEACMILRPNSFTEFCLGGGNVFLIGEAAGFISPSSLEGISSAFKTAKILGDIFNKHKENKHRAYASASRGLRFKLAAKLIFKCPFIYDSAFRKAVMNSGIKTIRTEE; translated from the coding sequence ATGAAACATTTTGATATAGCTATTATAGGGCTTGGCCCCGCAGGCGCTACGCTGGCCAGGCTTTTAGACGGCAAATTTTTTAGAGTTGCCGCCATAGATAAAAAGGGCGCAGACTCTTCTTTTCAAAAGCCTTGCGGCGGGCTTTTAGCGCCCGACGCGCAAAAAGAATTAGCCAAATTTAACCTTACTCTTCCGAAAGATATTTTGGTTGACCCGCAGATATTTTCCGTTAAAACAATTGATTTAAAAAATAGAATAACCAAACATTATCAGCGCATGTATTTAAATATAGACAGAAGCAAGTTTGATAGCTGGCTTATTTCTCTTATTCCCAAAAACGTTAAAATTTTTAAAAATTCCATCTGCCAATATATGTTAAAAACGCAGAGAGGGTTTAAAATAGTGTTTGACGAAAACGGGCATAAACAGGAAATAACGGCTGATTATGTTGTAGGCGCGGATGGGGCGGACTCTTTTGTGCGCCGCATGTTTTTTCCTAAATTTAATATAAGAAAATATACCGCCGTGCAGCAATGGTTTAAAGACGAGCACCAAAAACCTTTTTACTCCTGCATTCTTGACCCTGAAAATACGGACTGTTATTCCTGGGCGCTTTCTAAGGACGGGCATTTTATTTTTGGCGGCGCGTATCCCGTATCAAACAGCAGGGAAAAATTTGAAAGACAAAAAGAAAAATTAAGCGAGCTTGGTTTTAAATTCCCGGAGCCCGTAAAAACGGAAGCCTGCATGATTTTGCGTCCTAACAGTTTTACCGAGTTTTGCCTTGGCGGCGGCAATGTTTTTTTAATAGGCGAGGCTGCCGGCTTTATAAGCCCAAGCTCTTTAGAAGGCATAAGCAGCGCTTTTAAAACAGCCAAAATACTGGGTGATATTTTTAATAAACATAAAGAAAATAAGCACCGCGCGTACGCGTCCGCTTCAAGGGGGCTTCGCTTTAAACTCGCCGCCAAACTTATTTTTAAATGTCCTTTTATATACGATTCCGCTTTTAGAAAAGCCGTTATGAACAGCGGCATAAAAACAATTAGAACTGAAGAATGA
- a CDS encoding O-acetylhomoserine aminocarboxypropyltransferase/cysteine synthase family protein yields the protein MTKQHIETLAVSYGFEIDETGSSNPPLYLSNAYKFNDAKHAKDLFDLKAPGYIYTRLNNPTNNFLEERINALEGGAGTLVTASGHSAEFMTICALAETGDEIISSNALYGGTFNMFSHSLRRLGIKVKFADVSNPAEFENLVTDKTKAIFVESISNPGCEIPDFEQLSKIAKKHKIPFIVDNTCMTPYLFKPKDFGADIIIHSTTKFLSGHAAVMGGSVTDCGTFDWTSGRFPSFCNPDPSYHNIVYAKDFAQNAFIVKLRTQVLRDIGACQSPFNSYLTLQGIQTLHVRMDRHLENTLKLIDYLKNNPKIAWVKYPLVEGNPFKQTAEKYFKKGCGSLFSFGLKGGYEAGKKLIENVTLCLHATNLGDVRTIVTHPASTTHSQLTKEEKQKTAIGDDLIRISVGIENIDDIIADLEKALI from the coding sequence ATGACAAAACAACATATTGAAACTTTGGCCGTATCATACGGCTTTGAAATTGACGAAACGGGATCAAGCAACCCGCCGTTATATCTTTCAAACGCTTATAAATTTAATGACGCTAAACATGCAAAAGACCTGTTTGACCTCAAAGCCCCGGGTTATATTTACACAAGGCTAAACAACCCGACAAACAATTTTTTGGAAGAAAGAATTAACGCTCTCGAAGGCGGCGCGGGAACATTGGTAACGGCTTCGGGCCATTCGGCCGAGTTTATGACAATATGCGCCCTTGCCGAAACGGGCGACGAAATAATTTCCTCTAACGCTTTATACGGCGGCACATTTAACATGTTTTCCCATTCGCTCCGCCGTTTGGGCATAAAAGTAAAATTTGCCGATGTTTCAAACCCCGCCGAGTTTGAAAACCTGGTAACGGATAAAACAAAAGCCATTTTTGTTGAGTCCATAAGCAACCCCGGCTGTGAGATACCTGACTTTGAGCAACTTTCCAAAATAGCTAAAAAACATAAAATCCCCTTTATAGTTGATAATACCTGCATGACCCCATACCTTTTTAAACCCAAAGATTTCGGCGCGGATATAATAATACATTCAACCACAAAGTTTTTGTCGGGCCACGCGGCGGTGATGGGCGGCTCTGTAACGGATTGCGGCACTTTTGACTGGACAAGCGGGCGTTTCCCCTCTTTTTGCAACCCCGACCCAAGCTACCACAATATAGTTTACGCCAAAGATTTTGCACAAAACGCTTTTATAGTAAAACTGCGCACCCAGGTTTTAAGAGATATCGGAGCGTGCCAAAGCCCTTTTAACTCTTATCTTACATTGCAAGGCATACAAACTCTTCATGTGCGTATGGACAGACATTTGGAAAACACTCTAAAACTTATTGATTACTTAAAAAATAATCCCAAAATAGCGTGGGTAAAATACCCGCTTGTAGAAGGGAATCCTTTTAAACAAACGGCTGAAAAATATTTTAAAAAAGGTTGCGGGTCGCTTTTTTCCTTTGGGTTAAAAGGCGGTTATGAAGCGGGAAAGAAACTAATAGAAAACGTAACCCTTTGCCTGCACGCCACAAATTTAGGAGACGTAAGGACAATAGTCACTCACCCGGCCAGCACAACGCACAGCCAGTTAACGAAGGAAGAAAAACAAAAAACGGCAATAGGCGATGACCTTATAAGGATTTCCGTAGGCATTGAAAATATTGATGACATTATAGCCGACTTGGAGAAAGCGCTTATATGA
- a CDS encoding phosphopentomutase, with protein MKRVIILMMDSFGIGGAADAAKFGDEGANTLASVAKLNNGLKIPNLISLGLVKAAEASAGVKIETGPQPPAQVNIPSKYGFMREQSHGKDTLSGHWEMAGVPVLFDWGYFKPGYPSFPKELIEQICKEAGIDKILGNKAASGTEILEELGEEHIKTGKPICYTSADSVFQIAAHEKHFGLERLYTICEIAFKYLKPYKIARVIARPFEGERKGEFKRTKNRHDYAVKPPAPTVLDFLKENGGNVISIGKINDIYAKQGITKAVKASGLEELWNTTIEETKNASGNSIIFTNFVDFDMVWGHRRDFKGYAGGLEYFDSRLPELANILQEGDLVFITADHGCDPSYKGTDHTRENVPAIMFGKNVKNGFIGGRETYSDLGQTVAEYLGITKLNNGTSFL; from the coding sequence ATGAAACGCGTTATTATACTTATGATGGACTCTTTCGGCATAGGCGGAGCGGCCGACGCGGCCAAATTCGGCGATGAAGGCGCGAACACCTTAGCCAGCGTGGCAAAATTAAACAACGGGTTAAAAATACCTAATTTAATTTCTTTAGGCCTTGTAAAAGCGGCGGAAGCATCGGCGGGAGTAAAAATTGAAACAGGCCCCCAGCCGCCCGCGCAAGTTAACATCCCTTCCAAATACGGTTTTATGCGTGAGCAAAGCCACGGCAAGGACACTCTTTCCGGACATTGGGAAATGGCGGGCGTACCCGTCCTTTTTGACTGGGGTTATTTTAAGCCCGGTTATCCTTCCTTCCCAAAAGAGCTTATAGAACAAATTTGCAAAGAAGCGGGAATTGACAAAATTTTAGGCAATAAGGCAGCCTCGGGAACCGAAATACTTGAAGAACTTGGGGAAGAGCATATTAAAACAGGTAAGCCAATTTGTTACACTTCGGCCGACAGCGTGTTCCAAATAGCGGCGCATGAAAAACATTTCGGGTTAGAACGCCTTTATACTATTTGCGAAATAGCTTTTAAATATTTAAAACCTTATAAAATAGCGCGCGTTATCGCACGCCCGTTTGAAGGGGAGCGCAAAGGCGAGTTTAAAAGAACAAAAAACCGCCACGATTACGCTGTTAAACCGCCCGCACCAACAGTGCTTGATTTTTTAAAAGAAAACGGCGGCAATGTAATATCAATAGGTAAAATTAATGATATTTACGCCAAACAGGGAATAACAAAAGCCGTTAAAGCCAGCGGGCTTGAAGAGCTTTGGAACACTACTATTGAAGAAACCAAGAATGCGTCCGGTAATTCCATAATATTTACCAACTTTGTTGATTTTGATATGGTTTGGGGCCACAGGCGTGATTTTAAAGGTTACGCTGGCGGCCTTGAATATTTCGATTCAAGACTGCCAGAGCTGGCAAATATTTTACAAGAAGGCGACCTTGTTTTTATAACAGCTGATCACGGCTGTGACCCTTCTTATAAAGGAACCGATCATACCCGTGAAAATGTGCCCGCAATTATGTTTGGCAAAAATGTAAAAAACGGTTTTATCGGAGGGCGGGAAACTTATTCCGACCTTGGACAAACCGTGGCCGAATATCTGGGCATTACCAAATTAAATAACGGAACAAGTTTCTTATAA
- a CDS encoding homoserine dehydrogenase, with translation MKTFNVAIIGCGNVGGGTAKIIQETAAELKKRAGGKEIKIKKIITLHPRRQAKRHGLPLELFCSDKEEITKEQSDACIKNVLNDPDIDLVIETVGGSTNHIHNLHKNILKSGKHLVTANKAILAKHGNTIFDYAKEKNKSVGFEGAVCGAIPLIKVVQDSFTGDLINSITGIVNGTSNFVLSRMNAKGSTFEDALKLAQKLGYAELDPTMDINGMDAANKLKILIQLIYGIPATEQSFPVKGITAITKEDFMVAKSLNSTIKLIAFAIKEKNKVYSFVQPAVISNQDFLYNVNGATNAIKINANYSGEHLFVGQGAGSIETGSAVVSDVVFIAKHGYIKDIKESTAPIKHKQADFNDYPASYLLIIKTKDNPGVIGTVGTAIGDVGVNIENIAQSIISGEDWFLPVEVSKCSAKQLNKAVSLIKKRKPKLIEDFKYIPIFK, from the coding sequence ATGAAAACTTTTAATGTTGCAATCATCGGCTGCGGCAACGTAGGCGGCGGCACGGCAAAAATTATACAAGAAACCGCCGCGGAACTTAAAAAAAGAGCGGGCGGAAAAGAAATAAAAATTAAAAAAATTATTACCTTGCACCCCCGCCGCCAGGCAAAGCGCCACGGGTTACCCTTAGAGTTATTTTGTTCTGATAAAGAAGAAATAACAAAAGAGCAAAGCGACGCTTGTATAAAAAATGTTCTTAACGACCCTGATATAGATTTAGTTATTGAAACCGTGGGCGGCAGCACCAACCATATACACAACCTGCACAAAAATATATTAAAAAGCGGCAAGCATCTTGTAACCGCAAATAAAGCGATACTGGCAAAACACGGCAACACTATTTTCGACTACGCTAAAGAAAAAAATAAATCCGTGGGTTTTGAAGGCGCCGTTTGCGGAGCCATACCTTTAATAAAAGTAGTGCAGGACAGTTTTACCGGTGATCTTATTAACTCCATTACCGGCATTGTTAACGGAACAAGCAACTTTGTTTTAAGCCGCATGAACGCCAAAGGCAGCACCTTTGAGGACGCTTTAAAACTTGCGCAAAAACTGGGCTACGCTGAGCTTGACCCGACAATGGATATCAACGGTATGGACGCGGCAAATAAATTAAAAATTTTAATTCAGCTTATTTACGGCATTCCCGCGACTGAGCAAAGCTTTCCCGTTAAGGGCATTACCGCAATTACAAAAGAAGATTTTATGGTAGCAAAAAGTTTAAACAGCACCATTAAACTTATAGCCTTCGCTATAAAAGAAAAAAATAAAGTTTACTCCTTTGTGCAGCCCGCCGTAATATCTAACCAGGATTTTTTATATAACGTAAACGGCGCTACAAACGCCATAAAAATAAACGCTAATTACTCGGGCGAACATTTGTTTGTAGGCCAGGGCGCGGGTTCGATTGAAACAGGCAGCGCGGTTGTATCGGACGTTGTTTTTATAGCCAAACACGGATACATAAAAGATATTAAAGAATCCACCGCCCCTATTAAACACAAACAGGCTGATTTTAATGATTACCCCGCTTCTTACTTATTAATTATAAAAACAAAAGATAATCCGGGCGTAATAGGCACCGTAGGCACAGCCATAGGCGATGTGGGCGTTAATATAGAAAATATAGCGCAAAGTATAATATCGGGCGAAGATTGGTTTTTACCCGTTGAAGTAAGCAAATGCAGTGCTAAGCAGCTTAATAAGGCGGTTTCTTTAATAAAAAAACGCAAACCCAAACTTATTGAGGACTTTAAATATATTCCTATATTTAAATAA
- a CDS encoding ATP-binding cassette domain-containing protein, with protein sequence MHTPLKIKNLSLYFKEKVCFENFNTDILYGDRIAIIGRNGSGKSSLIKIISGLMEQTEGEVLKDKGIVIGYVPQTVMDYDSLSGGQRFNKALTEALALNLDILLLDEPTNHLDLRNRRSLMAMLKHYYGTLIMVSHDVELLNGSVNTLWHIDSGQINIFNGKYDDYFNQMQINRHSLENELENLKKEKRLAHKDLMKEQKRAKSKKEHGINLNSSGKWAPIVAGGKKRQAENTAGRKNKEMKERQDDVNSKLSSLYITDVIKPKFSLTSEEVDKGAVVIVTDGAVGYEDIILRDINFSLTGSERIAITGDNASGKTTILRAIVNDPAVKKQGFWTVPSKKDIGYLDQHYKNLNPDKTVFETVGELLPGFTHAQVRDFLNDFLFRKQEEVNSKVSVLSGGEKARLSLAVISAKTPKLLILDEITNNVDLETKNHIIQALNEYPAAVIAVSHEPDFLNKIGIIRYYDISKS encoded by the coding sequence ATGCATACACCTCTGAAGATAAAAAACCTTTCCTTATATTTTAAAGAAAAAGTGTGTTTTGAAAACTTTAATACTGACATACTTTACGGGGACCGTATTGCCATTATCGGCCGTAACGGAAGCGGTAAATCAAGCCTTATTAAAATTATTTCAGGCCTTATGGAACAAACAGAAGGGGAAGTTTTAAAAGATAAAGGTATTGTTATAGGTTATGTGCCGCAAACGGTAATGGATTATGATAGTTTGAGCGGCGGGCAGCGTTTTAACAAAGCTCTTACCGAGGCGCTTGCCCTTAACCTAGATATCCTTTTATTAGACGAGCCTACCAACCATTTAGATTTGCGTAACAGACGTTCTCTTATGGCCATGTTAAAACATTATTACGGCACGCTTATAATGGTGTCGCACGATGTTGAACTGCTTAATGGTAGCGTTAATACATTATGGCATATAGATAGCGGCCAAATAAACATTTTTAACGGCAAATATGACGACTATTTTAACCAAATGCAAATTAACAGGCATTCGCTTGAAAATGAGCTTGAAAATTTAAAAAAGGAAAAACGCCTTGCCCATAAAGATTTGATGAAGGAGCAAAAAAGGGCTAAATCTAAAAAAGAACATGGCATTAATTTAAACTCTTCAGGAAAATGGGCGCCGATAGTGGCGGGCGGCAAAAAACGACAGGCTGAAAATACGGCGGGCAGGAAAAACAAAGAAATGAAGGAAAGGCAAGATGATGTTAACTCAAAACTTTCTTCTTTATATATAACGGACGTAATTAAGCCAAAGTTTTCCTTAACTTCCGAAGAAGTTGATAAAGGAGCCGTTGTTATTGTTACGGACGGCGCGGTGGGTTATGAAGATATTATTTTACGTGATATAAACTTTTCACTTACAGGCAGTGAGCGTATTGCCATAACGGGGGATAACGCTTCGGGCAAAACAACAATTTTGCGCGCCATTGTAAATGACCCTGCCGTAAAAAAACAGGGTTTTTGGACGGTGCCTAGTAAAAAGGACATAGGTTATTTGGATCAGCATTATAAAAATTTAAATCCTGATAAAACAGTTTTTGAAACCGTTGGAGAACTTTTGCCCGGGTTTACCCATGCGCAAGTGCGTGATTTCTTAAATGATTTTTTATTTAGAAAGCAGGAAGAAGTTAATTCAAAAGTGAGCGTTTTATCGGGAGGGGAAAAGGCAAGGCTGTCACTTGCCGTTATTTCAGCCAAAACGCCGAAACTGCTTATTTTAGACGAAATTACCAATAACGTTGATTTAGAAACAAAAAACCATATCATACAAGCGCTTAACGAATACCCTGCGGCTGTTATAGCTGTTTCTCACGAGCCGGATTTTTTAAACAAAATAGGTATAATAAGATATTACGATATAAGCAAATCCTAA
- a CDS encoding homoserine O-acetyltransferase/O-succinyltransferase family protein translates to MIEACVLNLMPTKEATERQLSSLLNSAGKKINIAWLTTATYKSKNISEDYLRTNYITFENITNRKFDIFIVTGAPVELMEFEDVAYWQELTKILDFTKTNSLFNIFICWGAQAALYHFYKIQKYKFDKKYCGIFKQSLQNPDSIFYKEIADGFYMPHSRHTGIKKEDIKKNKNIITDLCSGVEVSVVSSSDQKNLYITGHPEYEADTIHLEYLRDLASGKNPALPENYYPENNPALKPVNTWQKQAAQFYKNIINHVINLKGELNENF, encoded by the coding sequence ATGATAGAAGCCTGCGTATTAAATTTAATGCCCACAAAAGAAGCTACCGAAAGGCAGTTAAGTTCGCTGCTTAACTCAGCGGGCAAAAAAATTAATATAGCCTGGCTTACCACAGCTACTTATAAAAGTAAAAATATTTCGGAAGATTATTTAAGGACCAATTATATTACTTTTGAAAATATTACAAACCGTAAGTTTGATATTTTTATTGTTACGGGCGCGCCTGTTGAACTTATGGAATTTGAGGATGTTGCATACTGGCAAGAGCTTACTAAAATACTTGATTTTACAAAAACAAACAGCCTTTTTAATATTTTTATATGCTGGGGCGCTCAAGCGGCGCTTTATCATTTTTACAAAATACAAAAATATAAATTTGATAAAAAATACTGCGGCATATTTAAACAAAGTCTGCAAAATCCCGATTCCATTTTTTATAAAGAGATTGCCGACGGTTTTTATATGCCCCATTCACGCCATACAGGTATAAAAAAAGAGGACATTAAAAAAAATAAAAATATTATAACGGACCTCTGCTCAGGGGTCGAAGTAAGCGTGGTTTCAAGTAGTGACCAAAAAAACTTATATATAACCGGGCATCCGGAATATGAGGCTGACACCATACACCTTGAATATTTAAGAGACCTTGCTTCAGGCAAAAACCCCGCGCTGCCTGAAAATTATTACCCCGAAAATAACCCCGCGCTTAAGCCTGTTAACACCTGGCAAAAGCAAGCGGCGCAGTTTTACAAAAATATAATAAATCATGTTATTAATTTGAAAGGAGAGTTAAATGAAAACTTTTAA
- a CDS encoding glycosyltransferase family 8 protein, with the protein MEKRNAIFFACNQRFLFTLAVALLSLKKNSPKALENSDVLVFYQGFNEQDKALLNKILPCKFFEYKFAVETNFDHINFKHFSQLTFARYEIFDMLDTYKKVLYIDVDVMIGGELNYIFENYGDKTGVAMCEDTQKGLTLITKNFVNPMPQYDMTLPCYNAGVTLFCDNIKDRQHLKMWCYERTAEWLDNLVCPDQGVVNVMFQEFGITVEVLPDICNCLPSNPKYLDKRRKDILIYHCAGGGVRFWTYTWNAPWQKFYKEYLELGGAPHPDKEHAWLKFIKKYNLQRFRFFDRSPDPQMHPARFLKYLLIYPFKYAFRKY; encoded by the coding sequence ATGGAAAAAAGAAACGCAATATTTTTTGCCTGCAACCAACGTTTTTTATTTACTTTAGCGGTTGCATTATTAAGCCTTAAAAAAAATTCCCCCAAAGCGTTGGAAAACAGCGACGTATTAGTCTTCTACCAAGGTTTTAATGAACAAGATAAAGCGCTTTTAAACAAAATCCTTCCCTGTAAATTTTTTGAATATAAATTCGCCGTGGAAACAAATTTTGACCATATTAATTTCAAACACTTTTCACAGCTTACTTTTGCCCGCTACGAAATATTTGACATGCTTGACACATATAAAAAAGTTCTTTATATTGACGTTGACGTAATGATAGGCGGCGAACTTAATTATATTTTTGAAAATTACGGGGACAAAACAGGCGTTGCCATGTGCGAAGACACTCAAAAAGGCCTTACTCTTATTACCAAAAATTTTGTTAACCCCATGCCGCAGTATGATATGACGCTACCCTGCTACAACGCGGGCGTTACTTTATTTTGCGATAATATAAAAGACAGACAACATCTTAAAATGTGGTGTTATGAAAGAACCGCCGAATGGCTTGACAACCTTGTCTGCCCCGACCAGGGCGTTGTTAACGTAATGTTTCAGGAATTCGGCATTACGGTTGAGGTCCTGCCCGATATTTGCAACTGCCTGCCTTCAAACCCCAAGTATTTAGACAAACGCAGAAAAGACATTCTTATATATCACTGCGCGGGCGGCGGCGTAAGATTTTGGACATATACCTGGAATGCCCCCTGGCAAAAATTTTATAAAGAATATCTTGAACTAGGCGGAGCGCCGCACCCGGACAAAGAACATGCGTGGCTTAAATTTATAAAAAAATATAACTTACAGCGTTTTAGATTTTTTGACCGCTCCCCGGATCCGCAAATGCACCCGGCCAGGTTTTTAAAATACCTGCTTATCTATCCTTTTAAGTATGCGTTTAGAAAATATTAA
- a CDS encoding DNA glycosylase AlkZ-like family protein: MNLTREQIFYLRISKSGLSEPFDCPLSCAKNLLGIQSQAQQFGEISIFNRVKNLKEGGLTSFFKNKNLIKLWGQRMTVHTYHKDDWRFIYKIYGGGSDRLESFLKSDNKHLQTVLKKIESKDIWNKKELQLLAKEKFPHITHFYLDTVLIMYACYKGVLFAVPERPYSKTFLLRKQIVSDKEFKTWNAENKEDIMADLMLRYFACYGPASFKDFLHWSGLRKMDAAKSFEKIKNGLEEFTFNKTSVYLTKKDKHFADLKKSGVKNVIKLLGKFDPLFVAYSDKTWAMDTKHNKHVWRPAAHVEAVLLIGTEAAGTWLYEMKGNNMNFNFNLFKTITAEDKLKIKKEASLLCAFMGKNLGLLSYKKAK; encoded by the coding sequence ATGAATCTTACAAGAGAGCAAATTTTTTACTTAAGAATATCTAAATCCGGTCTGTCCGAACCTTTTGACTGCCCGCTTTCCTGCGCGAAAAATTTGCTTGGCATACAGTCACAAGCCCAGCAATTTGGCGAAATAAGCATATTTAACAGAGTAAAAAATTTAAAAGAAGGCGGGCTTACCTCTTTTTTTAAAAATAAAAACCTTATTAAGCTTTGGGGCCAGCGTATGACCGTGCACACATACCACAAAGACGATTGGCGTTTTATTTACAAAATATACGGCGGCGGAAGTGATAGATTAGAATCTTTTTTAAAGTCAGATAATAAACATTTGCAGACAGTGCTTAAAAAAATAGAAAGCAAAGACATTTGGAATAAAAAAGAATTGCAACTTTTAGCTAAGGAAAAGTTCCCCCATATAACGCATTTTTATTTAGACACTGTGCTTATAATGTATGCGTGCTACAAAGGTGTTTTGTTCGCCGTGCCAGAGCGGCCTTACTCTAAAACTTTTCTACTTAGAAAACAAATTGTTTCCGATAAAGAGTTTAAAACCTGGAACGCAGAAAATAAAGAAGACATTATGGCTGACCTTATGCTCCGTTATTTTGCTTGCTACGGGCCCGCAAGTTTTAAAGATTTTTTGCATTGGAGCGGGCTTAGAAAAATGGACGCAGCTAAATCTTTTGAAAAAATAAAAAATGGTCTTGAAGAATTTACTTTTAATAAAACGTCTGTCTATCTTACTAAAAAGGACAAACATTTTGCGGATTTAAAAAAATCAGGTGTAAAAAACGTAATTAAACTGCTTGGCAAGTTTGACCCGCTGTTTGTAGCTTACTCGGATAAAACCTGGGCTATGGATACAAAACATAATAAGCATGTTTGGCGGCCCGCAGCCCATGTGGAAGCTGTTTTACTTATTGGCACTGAAGCCGCCGGAACATGGCTTTATGAAATGAAAGGCAATAATATGAACTTTAATTTTAATTTATTTAAAACAATCACCGCGGAAGATAAATTAAAAATAAAAAAAGAAGCCTCTTTGCTTTGCGCTTTTATGGGTAAAAATTTAGGTCTGTTATCATATAAAAAAGCAAAATAA
- the pgeF gene encoding peptidoglycan editing factor PgeF translates to MKNIFADERLLSLGVVNGTTGRDFGSMRVFENQNAVFAKVGVNPAAMLRFHQVHGDRVVEINTDADFENAKNSLLNADAWLITRPATGAVILTADCVPFYIWDGEVKVVGLAHAGWRGVVAKLPQKMARLVKEKGGKDICAFLGPHIQDCCFEVKDDVVGNFLPSSVIRKDGKIFVDLRAEVRVQLLAEGLQQENIHTPCFCTCHNKDMFFSYRRDHTKDAIMSFVYKIN, encoded by the coding sequence ATGAAAAATATTTTTGCGGATGAACGTCTCCTTTCTTTAGGCGTTGTAAACGGAACTACAGGGCGTGATTTTGGCAGTATGCGCGTGTTTGAAAACCAAAACGCCGTGTTTGCCAAAGTGGGCGTTAATCCGGCGGCTATGCTCCGCTTTCACCAGGTTCACGGCGATAGGGTTGTTGAGATAAATACGGACGCTGATTTTGAAAACGCCAAAAACAGCTTGTTAAACGCCGACGCGTGGCTTATTACAAGGCCTGCTACGGGCGCTGTTATTTTAACTGCCGACTGTGTGCCTTTTTATATATGGGACGGCGAAGTCAAAGTTGTGGGGCTGGCCCATGCGGGCTGGCGCGGCGTGGTGGCTAAACTGCCGCAAAAAATGGCCCGCCTGGTAAAAGAAAAAGGGGGCAAGGATATATGCGCTTTTTTAGGTCCGCATATCCAGGACTGCTGTTTTGAAGTTAAGGATGATGTTGTGGGTAATTTTTTGCCTTCTTCCGTGATAAGAAAGGACGGTAAAATATTTGTTGATTTGCGCGCCGAAGTCAGAGTGCAGCTTTTAGCGGAAGGTTTGCAGCAGGAAAATATTCACACCCCATGCTTTTGCACATGCCATAACAAGGATATGTTTTTTTCCTACAGAAGGGACCATACAAAAGATGCCATTATGTCTTTTGTGTATAAAATAAATTAA
- the murI gene encoding glutamate racemase: MNNKPIGIFDSGLGGLTILRALQNDLPKENFIYFGDSARVPYGSKSKSTVLQYSLEIAKFLETQNIKFLVVACNTASAFALEALKKELSIPVFGVIEAGAYAAVTKTKNKKVAVIGTSGTVSSGSYKKVINAFDKKVKVFEIATPLFVPFIEEGWADTRAAKLVAEEYLSAVKKSGSDTLILGCTHYPIIKTLIKKIMGSKVNLIDSAETISKATAGFLKSKDMLKTKGSGSVKIYASDAPDLFAKKAGAILKSKIKKVYLHKF; the protein is encoded by the coding sequence ATGAATAATAAACCTATAGGAATTTTTGATTCCGGCCTTGGCGGGCTTACTATTTTGCGCGCTTTACAAAATGATTTGCCTAAAGAGAATTTTATTTATTTCGGCGATTCCGCGCGCGTACCTTACGGATCTAAAAGTAAGTCCACGGTTTTGCAGTATTCGCTTGAAATAGCAAAATTTTTAGAAACGCAGAATATTAAATTTTTAGTTGTGGCCTGTAACACAGCGTCCGCTTTTGCGTTAGAAGCTCTTAAAAAAGAATTAAGCATTCCCGTGTTCGGCGTTATTGAGGCGGGCGCTTACGCCGCCGTGACCAAAACAAAAAACAAAAAAGTGGCTGTTATAGGCACAAGCGGTACGGTAAGCAGCGGTTCTTATAAAAAAGTTATAAACGCTTTTGATAAAAAAGTTAAAGTTTTTGAAATCGCCACGCCTCTTTTTGTGCCGTTTATTGAAGAAGGCTGGGCCGATACCCGCGCCGCCAAACTGGTGGCTGAGGAATATCTGTCAGCGGTTAAAAAATCAGGCTCCGACACTTTAATTTTAGGCTGCACTCATTACCCTATAATTAAAACTTTAATAAAAAAAATAATGGGGTCTAAAGTTAATTTAATTGACTCGGCCGAAACAATTTCCAAAGCAACGGCGGGTTTTTTAAAATCTAAAGACATGCTTAAAACAAAAGGCAGCGGCAGCGTTAAAATTTACGCTTCGGACGCGCCCGATTTGTTCGCCAAAAAAGCGGGCGCAATTTTAAAATCAAAAATCAAAAAAGTTTACTTACACAAATTTTAA